One Erythrobacter aureus DNA segment encodes these proteins:
- a CDS encoding methionine gamma-lyase, whose protein sequence is MSRTPLSGFSSRAIHHGYDPTENHGALTPPMHMASTFAFDSAEQGGAIFAGEQPGYFYSRISNPTLDLLEQRIATLEGADAGVATASGMGAITAVMWTLLSAGDEIVTDKTLYGCTFAFFRHGLTKFGVKVTHVDLTDPSALEAAMNDMVKLVYFETPANPNMRLVDIAAISEVAHARGAQVVVDNTYATPAITRPVELGADVVVHSATKYLGGHGDLVGGLVVGSAETMQRVRLEGLKDMTGAVMSPFTATLIMRGLKTLALRMERHSKTALEVARWLEAQPQVAAVHYPGLESFGHHALARRQMALPGGMIAFDLAGGYDQGIRFMNRLNMIVRAVSLGDAETLVQHPASMTHSTYTAEERTAHGIGEGLLRLSIGLEDAEDIFADLEQALTASDLSIAA, encoded by the coding sequence ATGAGCCGCACGCCCTTATCCGGGTTTTCCAGCCGCGCTATCCATCACGGGTACGACCCGACCGAGAACCATGGCGCGCTCACTCCGCCGATGCACATGGCCTCCACCTTCGCCTTCGACAGCGCGGAACAGGGCGGTGCGATCTTTGCAGGCGAACAGCCGGGCTATTTCTACAGCCGGATATCCAACCCGACGCTCGACTTGCTCGAACAGCGCATCGCCACGCTCGAAGGGGCCGATGCTGGTGTCGCCACCGCCAGCGGTATGGGCGCGATCACTGCGGTTATGTGGACGTTGCTGAGTGCAGGCGACGAGATCGTTACCGACAAGACGCTCTATGGCTGCACCTTCGCCTTCTTCCGTCACGGCCTTACCAAATTCGGAGTGAAGGTTACCCATGTCGATCTGACCGATCCGTCAGCGCTAGAAGCGGCGATGAACGACATGGTGAAACTGGTCTATTTCGAAACCCCGGCCAACCCCAATATGCGGCTGGTCGATATCGCCGCGATCAGCGAAGTGGCCCATGCCCGTGGCGCCCAGGTGGTGGTCGACAACACCTATGCCACTCCCGCCATCACCCGTCCGGTCGAACTGGGCGCGGATGTGGTTGTCCACTCCGCAACCAAATATCTCGGCGGCCATGGCGACCTCGTCGGCGGACTCGTGGTCGGAAGCGCCGAAACAATGCAGCGCGTGAGGCTCGAAGGCCTCAAGGACATGACCGGTGCGGTGATGAGCCCCTTCACCGCCACGCTCATCATGCGCGGATTGAAGACGCTGGCGCTGCGGATGGAGCGGCACAGCAAAACCGCGCTGGAAGTGGCGCGGTGGCTCGAAGCGCAACCGCAGGTTGCCGCCGTCCACTATCCCGGCCTCGAAAGCTTCGGCCATCACGCCCTGGCCCGGCGCCAAATGGCGCTGCCTGGCGGGATGATCGCCTTCGACCTCGCCGGTGGCTACGATCAGGGCATCCGTTTCATGAACCGGCTGAACATGATCGTCCGCGCGGTCTCGCTCGGCGATGCCGAAACGCTGGTCCAGCACCCTGCGAGCATGACCCATTCGACCTACACGGCGGAGGAACGCACCGCGCACGGTATCGGCGAAGGCCTGCTGCGCCTCTCGATCGGGCTTGAGGATGCCGAGGACATCTTTGCCGATCTCGAACAGGCGCTCACAGCGTCCGATCTCTCCATCGCTGCGTGA
- a CDS encoding Lrp/AsnC family transcriptional regulator codes for MDTKDRHILRELQRDGRLTNAELAERVNLSPSPCLRRVRNLEKAGVIDRYVAIVDREAAGYPITAFVQVTLDRHDREVVEGFERRVRETPQILTCHLLTGSSDYMLQIVVAGLDAYEDFMRNTLHTTPGIATINTSLVYSTIKDTVELP; via the coding sequence ATGGATACGAAAGACCGCCATATTCTGCGCGAGTTGCAGCGCGATGGTCGGCTAACCAATGCTGAACTGGCCGAGCGGGTAAACCTCTCGCCGTCGCCGTGCCTCAGGCGCGTTCGCAATCTGGAAAAAGCGGGAGTGATCGACCGCTATGTCGCAATCGTCGACCGTGAGGCGGCCGGCTATCCGATTACAGCTTTCGTGCAGGTCACACTGGATCGGCATGATCGCGAAGTGGTCGAAGGTTTCGAGCGGCGTGTGCGGGAGACGCCCCAGATCCTGACCTGCCACCTGCTGACAGGCAGCTCGGACTATATGTTGCAGATCGTGGTTGCCGGGCTCGATGCCTATGAAGATTTCATGCGCAACACGCTGCACACGACACCCGGAATAGCGACGATCAATACCAGCCTAGTCTACAGTACGATCAAGGATACCGTCGAGCTTCCCTAG